In Mesorhizobium sp. J428, the genomic window AGGGATTGATATCGTCAGCGACGGCGAGCAGACGCGGCAGCATTTCGTCACGACGTTCATCGAGCACCTCAGCGGCGTCGACTTCGAGAAGCGCGAGACCGTCAGGATTCGCAACCGCTATGACGCTAGCGTCCCGACGGTCGTCGGCGCCGTATCTCGCCAGAAGCCCGTCTTTGTCAAAGACGCCAGGTTTCTACGGCAACAGACCATGCAGCCGATCAAATGGGCCCTGCCCGGCCCGATGACGATGATCGATACGCTTTACGACAGCCACTACGGGAGTCGCGAGAAGCTGGCGTGGGAGTTCGCCAAGATACTCAACGAAGAGGCCAGGGAATTGGAGGCAGCCGGGATCGACATCATTCAGTTCGATGAGCCCGCGTTCAACGTTTTCTTCGACGAGGTGAATGACTGGGGTGTCGCCACCCTGGAACGAGCGATCGAAGGCCTCAAATGCGAGACCGCGGTCCATATCTGCTACGGCTACGGCATCAAGGCGAACACGGACTGGAAGAAGACTCTGGGATCGGAGTGGCGGCAATATGAGGAAACCTTCCCCAAGCTGCAGAAATCCAGCATCGATCTGATCTCGCTGGAGTGCCACAACTCCCATGTCCCGATGGATCTCATCGAACTCATCCGCGGCAAGAAGGTGATGGTCGGTGCCATCGACGTCGCGACTAACACCGTCGAGACACCGGAAGACGTTGCCGAGACGCTGCGGAAAGCGCTTCGGTTCGTTGATGCCGACAAGCTTTACCCCTGCACGAACTGCGGCATGGCCCCCCTGTCTCGCCAGGTGGCGACGGGCAAGCTGAAGGCCTTGAGTGCGGGCGCCGAAATCGTCCGAAGAGAACTCGCGGCGTAGCACCCGAACAGAGGGATTGCGGGTGAAGACCCGGAAATGGGACGAAGTGCGCGCCCCTGATCAACATGGTCGAGGCGGCCGCCGGGTGTTGAGACAGGCGCTCGCCCAAGCCGCCGAATGATTTAGCTGCGGATGCCGCCATCGACAGGTGGCGGCATTTCCACCTCGAACCGAAAGCCTCAACGGACCCTCGTGGATATCCGTCTCGCTTGCGCGCGTTGTCGATGATATGAAAGTTAGCTAAAATTACAAATCGTTGACCGAGAGTTCCCGTGCTGATTCATGGTTCGAGGCAGCTTCCCGCCCTGACGGGAAGCGCGAAGGCTGTTCTGCGCCGCCTGGTGGCCGAAGGACCTTCCACGCGACCGCAGATCGGCTCGGCGCTCGGCCTGTCGCGGCCGACGATGTCGGCTGCGATCGCCGAGCTGGAACGCCCCGGCTATGTCGAGGAGATGGGCGCGCATAGGGGCCGCTCGGCCGTAGCGCCGTTCAGCACCGCGTCGGACGGAAGGCCGGACATGTGATGGCCGTCGACGCCGGTTCGACCCATGTCCGCCTGCGCGTCTCGACCCTCGACGGCCGCCTTCTGCACAGCCGGGTCTGCAGCCTTCCGGGCAGCCAATTCTCGCTGAACGAAGAGATCAGCCGCGTCGTGGCCCAGGAGGTCGCGGCCGCCCTTGCCGAGGCACACGAGGAATGGGGACCGCTGCGGGCGCTCGGCATCGCGGTTCCCACGCGGGTGGTTGGGCCCGATGGAGACGTCGCCGGCACGCACCAGAATCTCATCTTCAGCGCGTTCAGCCCGCCCGACGGCGTCGATGTCCTCCTGGTCAACAATGTGAACTGTGCCGCCGTCGCCGAGCAGCACTTTGGCGCAGCCCGCGGGCACGACACATTCGCCTATGTGCAGATCGGGCTGAAGATCGGCATGGGCCTGATGCTGGGCGGCCAGCTCATTTCGGGCAAGACCGGCTCGGCCGGCGAGATCGGCCATCTCAGCTTTCCATTCGCGCCCGGAATCGCGCCGGAGCCGGGCGCCGTCGAGCGGTATCTCGGAACAGAGTCGCTGATCGCGCGCGTTCGGGAGACCTGGCCGCGCGAAGAAGGTCCGGCACCGGCGAACACCAGCGAGCTTCTCACCATGGCCGAGAAGGGAAATCCGGTGGCGAAAGCGCATGTCGAGCGTCATGCCGCCGACATCGGCGCGCTGGTCGCCACCTGCGTCAGCGTCGTCGATCCCGGTCTCGTGGTGCTGGGCGGCGGGCTGGGCGCGTCGCCGCTGCTGCTGCCGAAGGTGCGCGAGGTCGTGGATATCCTGACCTATCCGGTCGAGGTGCGAACCACATTGCTGGGCGTCGACGCGACTGTCCTCGGCATCGAGAAGCTGGCCGTCGAACGTGCCATGGGCCGGCTTCTGGGCGACGACGGCTGACCGTCGAAACCCCGTCTTTCCAAGAGCAGCGAGATTCTTCGGTCAGCCGCTTCAGGCGACGCGGCTGACGATTGACTCTTGGCTTGCATCATTTATTTGTTAATGTGCCTAACACACATTGAGGCCGATAGGGGCGCCTCGTGTGGATCGTTTCAACAGGAGGGAATGGCCATGCGCAGTAAATTGTGGAGCAGCATCGCTGCGTTGATCACGGTCGGCTCGACCGGGATGGCGATGGCCCAGGACGTGACGTTGGAATACTGGGTCTACTCCGATTTCGCGCAAGGCGACGCGCTGGCCCTGCAGCAGGAGTTCATCAGCGAATTCGCCGCAAAGCATCCGGGCGTGAAGATCAACATCGTCGGCAAGGGCGATGCGGACCTGACCGCCGGCCAGGTGGCGGGTGCTGCGAGCGGCAACCTCCCCGATGTCTTCATGAACGGGCTCGGCACCGGCGCGCAGCTGGTCGAGGTGGGTGCGCTGGCCAACCTCCACGACAAGTGGATGGCCATGTCCGAGGACTATCGCAGCCAGTTCAACAAGAGCGCCATCGACAACTGCTCTCCAGCGCCTGACAAGATGTATTGCCTGCCCTACACCGGCTACGGCTCGCTGATGTTCCGCAATCTGACCGTGCTCGAAAAGGCCGGCATCGACACCAAGACGCCTCCGGCGACCTGGACCGAGTGGCTCGACCAGATGAAGAAGATCAAGGAAGCCGGGATGTTCGCCATCCCCGACCAGGCTCTGGTCTTCAATTCGATCGCCGAGATGTACGCCGTCTCCGGCGACGTCAGCACCTGGGGCATCGACTGGGACAACCGCAAGACGCGGATCGACCCCAAGGTGATGGCCACCGTGCTGCAGAAATTCGTGGACATGGCTCCCTTGAATTCGGGAACAAGCCGCAACGACCAGGCGACGAAGGACCTGTTCATCACCGACCAGCTCGCATTCCACACGGTCGGTCCGTGGGTCAATCCGACCTATGCCGAGGCGGCGAAGAACGGCAAGCTGAAGTATGACTTCGTGCTGGTTCCCGGCGACACGGCAGACAAGCATGGCGGCATCCAGAACTACGAGATCGTCGGCGTCGCACCGGGCAAGAACTTCGACATCGCCTGGGAGTTCGCCTCCTACATCACCGCCAAGGAGCAGATGGCGCGCTGGGCAAAGCTCCTCTCGCGCTACAACTCCAACGCGGCCGCGATGAGCGAGCCGGACGTGGCTGCGTTGCCGCTCATCGCCGCCTCGGTCGAAGCGGTGAAATACGCCATGGACGTCCAGCCGCCCTACCTCATCAAGGCGGTGCCTGCGTGCTATCCGTCGACGGTGGTGGAATTCGTGTCGGCAACCGCGGACGGCGACTACACGCCGGAGGAGGGTGCCACCGAGATGATCGCCGAGCTGAACGACTGCCTGGCCGAGTGACCAGTTCGTTCTGAGAGCCGCGGCCGGGAGCCTCCCGGCCGCGACGCCAGCAGGGTTCGACCATGCCGATCTATCGCAGGCATCTGCCGCATTATCTGATGATCGCCCCGTTCATGATCCTGTTCGCGGCGTTCTTCCTGTATCCGATCTTCAGCGGCTTCTTCTACAGCTTCCACGACTGGAACGGCGTGCAGCCGCCGCAGTTCGTCGGTCTTGCCAATTACGAGAAGGTCATTGGGTCGCGCGACTTCTCGCGGGCGATGTGGAACCTGCTGACCTATATCTCGATCACGGTACCGCTGGGCATCCTGGTCGCGCTCGGCCTCGCACTTCTGGTCGACAGCTTCACCGGTCGCTGGGCGAGCTTCTTCCGCAATGCCTATTTCATGCCGGTCGTCCTTCCCGCCTTCCTCGCGGCGACGATCTGGCGCTGGATCTACGCCCCCAACTTCGGCCTCCTCAACATGATCCTGGGCTGGCTCGGGATACCTTCGGTCAATTTCCTCAACGACACCGGCACGATGATCTACGCCCTCATCGCCGTGGACGTATGGGTTTCGGCCGGGTTCAACATGGTCATCCTCCTGGCCGGCCTGAAGAACATCCCTTCCGAACTCTATGAGGCCGCACGGCTCGACGGCGCCAACAAGTGGCAGCAGATCGTGCACATCACCGTGCCCATGCTCGGCCCGGTGATGTTCTTCGTCATCACCTACAGCGTGATCTCGGCGATGCAGGTCTTTGACAAGCCCTGGCTGCTGACCGGCTCGTCCTTCTCCGAATATGGCGGCCGCCGCGGCGCGCTGTTGTTCCCGGTGATGGACATGATGGGCCGCGCCTTCGGCGAGGTGAGGTTTGGCGAAGCCTCCGCCTACGGCTTCCTGCTCACCGTCGCCATCGTCACCTTGACCGCCCTCATGTTCGGCGTGCGGGCCTGGAGGGAGCGTCGATGAGCACCGTAACCTCCCCGCGCAGCGTTTCGATCTGGCTCGTCCTGAAATGGGCGATCGCGATCGTCGTCGCCATTGTCGCGGTCTTCCCGGTCTGGTGGATGGTCAACGTGGTCTTCTCCCTGCCCGGAGAACCCGTCTCGATCAATCCGCGCCTCTGGCCGACCTCGATCTCGGCCGGCATCGACAAGATCCACATGATCTTCGCCGAGACCGGCTATCTGCGTGCCTACCTCGTCTCGCTGCTCTACGCCGTCCTGACCATTGCCGGTGTGCTGCTGGTCGGCTCGCTCGCCGCGTTCGAGTTCTCGCAGTTCGACTTCCCCGGCAAGCGCATCCTCTTCGGCACCGTCATGCTGTCCCTCATGGTCCCGACCGCCGCGACCATCATTCCGACCTATCTGCTGACCTCGTCGCTCGGATGGCTCAACACGATGCAGGGGCTGGTGGTGCCGGGCCTCGCCTCGGCCTTCGGCCTTTTCATGCTGGTCCAGTTCATGCGCTCGATCCCGCGCGACATGATCGAGGCGGCGCGGCTCGATGGGGCAGGGCACTTCCAGATCTACTGGTACGTGGCGTTGCCGCTCTGCCGCAACGCCATGATCACGCTCGCGATCCTGACCTTCATGCAGACATGGGGCAACTACATGTGGCCGCTGATCGTCGGCACCCGCCCCGAGATGTACACCGTCGGGCAGGTCGTGGGTCTCTTCAACGCGCCACTGTCGCACCAGACGGTCGACGTGGTCATGACGGCAAACCTCCTGGCCGCGATACCGCCGCTCCTCTTCTTCCTGATCTTCCAGCGCAAGATCGTCGAGGGCATCGCGATGTCGGGCAGCAAGGGCTGATCGGAACCGCACCACATGGCCTTCCTGGAAATCTCCTCGGTGACCAAGTCCTTTGGCACGGTGAACGTGCTGCAGGACGTGAACCTCGCGATCGAACGCGGCGAGTTCGTCGTCTTCGTCGGGCCTTCGGGCTGCGGAAAATCCACGCTGCTGCGGATGATCACCGGCCTCGAGGACCCGACCTCCGGCACCATCGCCATCGAAGGCGAGGTGGTGAACGATGTCGAGCCTGCCAAGCGCGGCACCGCGATGGTGTTCCAGTCCTACGCGCTCTACCCGCATATGACTGTCTTCCAGAACATGTCGTTCGGCCTGCGCATGGCCGGAAAGCCGAAGGACTTCATCGCCGAGCAGGTGCGGCAGGCGGCGGCGATCCTGCGCCTTGAAAAGCTTCTCGACCGCAAGCCCGCGCAACTGTCCGGCGGACAGAAGCAGCGCGTCGCCATCGGCCGCGCCATCGTGCGCGAGCCGCGCGTCTTCCTGTTCGACGAGCCGCTGTCCAACCTGGACGCCGAACTGCGCGTGCAGATGCGTGCCGAGCTCATGGAGCTGCACCGCCGCCTCGGCACCACCATGATCTATGTGACGCATGACCAGGTCGAGGCGATGACGCTAGCCGACAAGATGGTCGTGATGAACGGCGGCAAGATCCAGCAGGCCGGCGCACCGCTCCGTCTCTACGACGATCCCGACAACCGCTTCGTCGCCGGCTTCGTCGGCTCCCCCAAGATGAACTTCCTGCCTGCTCGCGTCGCCGGCTCCGATGCGTCATCGGTCAAGCTGGACGCGATCGGCGGCAGCGGCTCGGCGAGCCTGCATTTCGCGGGGCTGCCTCCGCTCGACAAGCTCGAGATCGGGCTCCGCCCCGAGCATCTAAGGCTCGTCTCCGCCGCCGCTCCCGCCCCGGAAGGCGGGTTGCTGCTCGACGGCCGCGTCGCCTTCGTCGAAGAGCTCGGCGCGGAATCCTATGTCCATGTCGATCTGGCCGACGGAACGCGCATCATAGCGCGCGCCGGCCGCGATGCGGCTGCATCCTCCGACACGGCGCGGATCGCCGGAGATCTCGGCCGCGCGCTTCTCTTCGCTCCCGATGGAACACGGCTGCGCAATGCGGCTGGACGAACCGAATGACCTTACAGACCTCGCAGCCCAATGGTTCACTGATCGTCGGCATCGACATCGGTGGCACCAAGACCCACCTTCGCGCCGAACTTGCCGGCCTGCGGGACCCCGCCCGGGTGAACGACCATATCGTGCCAAGCGCGCAGTGGCGCACCCGCAGCTGGGACGACGATGCGCATCGCCTGCTGGACATGGTCGACGAGCTTGCGGCCGGCATGCCGGTGGCCGCGATCGGCGTCGGCGCACATGGTTGTGACGATGACGAGGAATGCCAGGCCTTCGGCCGCGCCTTCGCTGCCCTGACCGAGATCCCCGTCTCCGTCGTGAATGACGCGGAGCTGATGCCTCTGGCGCTCGGCTTGACCGGCCAGATCGGCGTGGTCGCCGGGACCGGCTCGATAGCCGTCTGCCGGCCGGAGGGAGGCGCGATGATCTCGGCCGGCGGCTGGGGCTGGGTCGTCGGCGACGAAGGCAGCGCGGCCGGGCTGGTGCGTGAAGCGGTGCGCGCCGTTGCACGCTATTTCGATGCCGGCGGAGAATCCGACGAGCCTCTGGCCAAGGCGCTTCTCCACGCCCTCGACGTTCCCGCCATCCCCCGGCTCGGCAGCGCCCTTGCCTCCCTTGGCGGCCCGGCCGCCATCGGCGCCCATGCCGAGGTGGTCTTCGAGGCCGCCGCGTATGGCTCGGAACTCGCCCGGCGGGTCATTCGCGAAGGCGGACAGGAACTCGCCCAGCTCGTCATGCATCTCGATGCCCGCGGCGCTGGCGCCAGCCACGTCGTCGCAGGAGGCAGCGTCATCGTCGCGCAGGCCTCGCTCTGGCAGGCGTTCTCGCATGCGGTCTCCGAACGCTCTTCGGCGCGGATCACGCCGCATCTGTTCAGCGGCAGTCCGGTCGAAGGCGCCTGCCGCCTCGCCGCGGCTGTCGCCCAATCCTCGACCGGCGAACTGAAGCGCCTCGCGCGCTGACATCGCCTCGAGCTGCTCACAGGAAGGGAAAGTCATGAGCTACCGTTCAACCATTGCGCGTCAACCCGAAGCATTGGCGGACACATATTCGGCCGCG contains:
- a CDS encoding methionine synthase; translation: MKTLLPTSTAGSLPKPSWLAEPEKLWSPWKLQGEELIAGKQDALRLSLDDQRQAGIDIVSDGEQTRQHFVTTFIEHLSGVDFEKRETVRIRNRYDASVPTVVGAVSRQKPVFVKDARFLRQQTMQPIKWALPGPMTMIDTLYDSHYGSREKLAWEFAKILNEEARELEAAGIDIIQFDEPAFNVFFDEVNDWGVATLERAIEGLKCETAVHICYGYGIKANTDWKKTLGSEWRQYEETFPKLQKSSIDLISLECHNSHVPMDLIELIRGKKVMVGAIDVATNTVETPEDVAETLRKALRFVDADKLYPCTNCGMAPLSRQVATGKLKALSAGAEIVRRELAA
- a CDS encoding helix-turn-helix domain-containing protein; translation: MLIHGSRQLPALTGSAKAVLRRLVAEGPSTRPQIGSALGLSRPTMSAAIAELERPGYVEEMGAHRGRSAVAPFSTASDGRPDM
- a CDS encoding ROK family protein; translation: MAVDAGSTHVRLRVSTLDGRLLHSRVCSLPGSQFSLNEEISRVVAQEVAAALAEAHEEWGPLRALGIAVPTRVVGPDGDVAGTHQNLIFSAFSPPDGVDVLLVNNVNCAAVAEQHFGAARGHDTFAYVQIGLKIGMGLMLGGQLISGKTGSAGEIGHLSFPFAPGIAPEPGAVERYLGTESLIARVRETWPREEGPAPANTSELLTMAEKGNPVAKAHVERHAADIGALVATCVSVVDPGLVVLGGGLGASPLLLPKVREVVDILTYPVEVRTTLLGVDATVLGIEKLAVERAMGRLLGDDG
- a CDS encoding ABC transporter substrate-binding protein, producing MRSKLWSSIAALITVGSTGMAMAQDVTLEYWVYSDFAQGDALALQQEFISEFAAKHPGVKINIVGKGDADLTAGQVAGAASGNLPDVFMNGLGTGAQLVEVGALANLHDKWMAMSEDYRSQFNKSAIDNCSPAPDKMYCLPYTGYGSLMFRNLTVLEKAGIDTKTPPATWTEWLDQMKKIKEAGMFAIPDQALVFNSIAEMYAVSGDVSTWGIDWDNRKTRIDPKVMATVLQKFVDMAPLNSGTSRNDQATKDLFITDQLAFHTVGPWVNPTYAEAAKNGKLKYDFVLVPGDTADKHGGIQNYEIVGVAPGKNFDIAWEFASYITAKEQMARWAKLLSRYNSNAAAMSEPDVAALPLIAASVEAVKYAMDVQPPYLIKAVPACYPSTVVEFVSATADGDYTPEEGATEMIAELNDCLAE
- a CDS encoding carbohydrate ABC transporter permease, producing MPIYRRHLPHYLMIAPFMILFAAFFLYPIFSGFFYSFHDWNGVQPPQFVGLANYEKVIGSRDFSRAMWNLLTYISITVPLGILVALGLALLVDSFTGRWASFFRNAYFMPVVLPAFLAATIWRWIYAPNFGLLNMILGWLGIPSVNFLNDTGTMIYALIAVDVWVSAGFNMVILLAGLKNIPSELYEAARLDGANKWQQIVHITVPMLGPVMFFVITYSVISAMQVFDKPWLLTGSSFSEYGGRRGALLFPVMDMMGRAFGEVRFGEASAYGFLLTVAIVTLTALMFGVRAWRERR
- a CDS encoding carbohydrate ABC transporter permease, translated to MSTVTSPRSVSIWLVLKWAIAIVVAIVAVFPVWWMVNVVFSLPGEPVSINPRLWPTSISAGIDKIHMIFAETGYLRAYLVSLLYAVLTIAGVLLVGSLAAFEFSQFDFPGKRILFGTVMLSLMVPTAATIIPTYLLTSSLGWLNTMQGLVVPGLASAFGLFMLVQFMRSIPRDMIEAARLDGAGHFQIYWYVALPLCRNAMITLAILTFMQTWGNYMWPLIVGTRPEMYTVGQVVGLFNAPLSHQTVDVVMTANLLAAIPPLLFFLIFQRKIVEGIAMSGSKG
- a CDS encoding ABC transporter ATP-binding protein, which gives rise to MAFLEISSVTKSFGTVNVLQDVNLAIERGEFVVFVGPSGCGKSTLLRMITGLEDPTSGTIAIEGEVVNDVEPAKRGTAMVFQSYALYPHMTVFQNMSFGLRMAGKPKDFIAEQVRQAAAILRLEKLLDRKPAQLSGGQKQRVAIGRAIVREPRVFLFDEPLSNLDAELRVQMRAELMELHRRLGTTMIYVTHDQVEAMTLADKMVVMNGGKIQQAGAPLRLYDDPDNRFVAGFVGSPKMNFLPARVAGSDASSVKLDAIGGSGSASLHFAGLPPLDKLEIGLRPEHLRLVSAAAPAPEGGLLLDGRVAFVEELGAESYVHVDLADGTRIIARAGRDAAASSDTARIAGDLGRALLFAPDGTRLRNAAGRTE
- a CDS encoding N-acetylglucosamine kinase, producing MTLQTSQPNGSLIVGIDIGGTKTHLRAELAGLRDPARVNDHIVPSAQWRTRSWDDDAHRLLDMVDELAAGMPVAAIGVGAHGCDDDEECQAFGRAFAALTEIPVSVVNDAELMPLALGLTGQIGVVAGTGSIAVCRPEGGAMISAGGWGWVVGDEGSAAGLVREAVRAVARYFDAGGESDEPLAKALLHALDVPAIPRLGSALASLGGPAAIGAHAEVVFEAAAYGSELARRVIREGGQELAQLVMHLDARGAGASHVVAGGSVIVAQASLWQAFSHAVSERSSARITPHLFSGSPVEGACRLAAAVAQSSTGELKRLAR